From a single Hippopotamus amphibius kiboko isolate mHipAmp2 chromosome X, mHipAmp2.hap2, whole genome shotgun sequence genomic region:
- the PRKX gene encoding cAMP-dependent protein kinase catalytic subunit PRKX isoform X2 gives MYPSIHTPKHTLSIHPPTHSPIPPSTCPSVHHASIHPLVRPSTHPSIHHPSIIYPSAMHPSCIHRTTHPSIHSPIHPSFIHPPIHPSSIHPPTHSPIHPSSSLSIHHLSIHPPTHPPIHPSSVHPPIRPSFIHPPIHPSTHPSIHHPSIYSSGFQPRAVLLLGRHWAASADILAVTNAGGGLRYLVGGEQESHATPHSAQDAGARHRPSQNYLTQSVSYAVTSSHPTLDAVQAAPLHLATLCCEGTKTSLVLLGEGSPGTLLKGAPVCSPAAQQRGLEFQAFPCVTFVSVGAGLGDFLCSFVSFVIIHFVSFLGEGIT, from the coding sequence atgtatccatccatccacacacccAAGCATAcgttatccatccatccacccacccattcacccATCCCTCCATCTACCTGCCCATCCGTTCatcatgcatccatccatccactcgtccgtccatccacccacccatccatccatcatccatccatcatctatccatcAGCTATGCATCCATCTTGCATCCATCGaactacccatccatccatccactcacccatccatccttcattcatccatccacctattcatccatcatccatccatccacccacccattcacccatccacccatccagcagcctatccatccatcatctgtccatccatccacccacccacccacccatccatccttcatCTGTCCACCCACCCATCCGCCCatcattcatccacccacccattcatccatccactcatccatccatccatcatccatctatctatagcagtggttttcaaccaaGGGCAGTTCTGCTGCTCGGGAGACACTGGGCCGCGTCTGCAGACATTTTGGCTGTCACGAATGCAGGAGGGGGCCTACGGTATCtggtgggtggggagcaggaaTCCCACGCCACACCCCACAGTGCACAGGACGCGGGCGCCCGCCATCGGCCATCACAGAATTATCTAACTCAGAGTGTCAGTTACGCTGTGACATCATCACATCCCACCCTGGATGCAGTTCAGGCTGCGCCTCTTCACCTGGCCACCTTGTGCTGTGAAGGGACAAAGACCAGCCTTGTGCTCCTGGGTGAAGGCTCACCGGGCACCCTGTTGAAAGGCGCTCCTGTCTGCTCACCGGCAGCCCAGCAGCGGGGCCTGGAATTCCAGGCATTTCCTTGTGTAACATTTGTTAGTGTTGGGGCTGGCCTGGGGGACTTCCtgtgttcctttgtttcttttgtgattaTACATTTTGTATCTTTCTTGGGAGAGGGGATAACTTAG